The Roseimicrobium gellanilyticum genome contains a region encoding:
- the rpsG gene encoding 30S ribosomal protein S7 — MSRRKRTYTKHTYKDARYDSELVAGLISKLMVSGKKSLAERLVYAAIDRLNENSEAVDPLELVTRAIENVKPRVEVKPRRVGGATYQVPLEVAPNRSLGMALRWIVGFARARKGVPMHVALANELKDASVNQGSAIRKRDDVHKAAQANRAFAHFRW, encoded by the coding sequence CCCGCAGGAAGCGCACTTACACCAAGCATACCTACAAAGACGCCCGCTATGACAGCGAGCTCGTCGCCGGCCTCATCAGCAAGCTGATGGTCAGTGGGAAGAAGTCCCTCGCCGAGCGTCTGGTCTATGCTGCCATCGATCGCCTCAACGAAAACAGCGAAGCCGTTGATCCGCTTGAGCTGGTGACTCGCGCGATTGAAAATGTGAAGCCTCGCGTGGAAGTGAAGCCTCGCCGTGTGGGTGGTGCTACCTATCAGGTGCCCCTTGAAGTTGCCCCCAATCGCTCGCTGGGCATGGCCCTTCGCTGGATTGTTGGTTTCGCCCGTGCCCGCAAGGGTGTGCCGATGCATGTCGCCCTCGCCAATGAGTTGAAGGACGCCTCGGTCAACCAGGGCAGCGCCATCCGCAAGCGTGACGACGTGCACAAGGCTGCCCAGGCCAACCGCGCGTTCGCCCACTTCCGCTGGTAG
- the fusA gene encoding elongation factor G: MSANLNSPNRSFPLERTRNIGICAHIDAGKTTLTERILFYTGMIHKIGEVHDGAATTDWMEQERERGITITSAAVTTNWKQLPEADIFKLYTGQDIRVNIIDTPGHVDFTAEVERSLRVLDGAIFVLCGVAGVQPQSETVYRQAEKYGVPRIAFVNKMDRTGANFARVVEDVRTKLGANAWPILIPIGAEDQLKGQIDVVNQKAVIYSDDDKWGSTYHTRELEGDEVATAKKAYDELVEELCNVDDEMGMMFLEEKPITKEDVKAALRRAVISLKIIPMAGGSAFKNKGVQYLVDAVVDYLPGPLDIPAAKGQSPDDASIVIEARPDDNAKFVSLAFKLWSDKFVGKLVFFRVYSGCVRKGDVVYNPRTRKTERVGRLIQIQANQHKDIDCCYSGDIAAMVGIKNVTTGDTLAEDDYDILLEPPSFPEPVISMAVEPKAKGDQEKMALALQRLSDEDPTFVVRTDEETGQTIIAGMGELHLEILRDRMLREFKVDTNAGKPQIAYRETLTLAADGEGKLVKQSGGRGQYGHVILKVYPSERGKGVTVDNKVVGGTIPKEYINACKSGVLEAVTNGIIAGYEVIDIHIDLLDGSSHDVDSNENAFKMAAIFAVKDALKKAKCIMLEPIMAVEATTPEEYQGDIMGDLNRRRGKITSIDSRNNMSIVKAEVPLSEMFGYSTTIRTLSSGRASYSMQPSHFEQVPQQIVDQIVEQRGGKKS; encoded by the coding sequence ATGTCCGCCAATCTCAATTCCCCCAACCGCAGTTTCCCGCTGGAGCGCACGCGCAACATCGGCATCTGTGCGCACATTGATGCGGGAAAGACCACGCTGACCGAGCGTATTCTTTTCTACACGGGCATGATTCACAAGATCGGTGAAGTGCACGACGGCGCTGCTACCACAGACTGGATGGAGCAGGAGCGTGAGCGTGGCATCACCATTACCTCGGCCGCTGTTACCACAAACTGGAAGCAGCTTCCCGAAGCGGACATCTTCAAGCTCTACACGGGCCAGGATATTCGGGTGAACATCATTGACACCCCTGGTCACGTGGACTTCACGGCTGAGGTGGAGCGCTCCCTGCGCGTGCTCGACGGTGCGATTTTCGTCCTTTGCGGTGTGGCTGGTGTGCAGCCCCAGTCTGAGACGGTGTATCGCCAGGCTGAGAAGTACGGTGTGCCTCGCATTGCTTTCGTGAACAAGATGGACCGCACCGGCGCGAACTTCGCCCGTGTTGTGGAAGACGTCCGCACGAAGCTGGGTGCGAATGCCTGGCCGATTCTCATCCCGATTGGCGCCGAAGATCAGCTCAAGGGCCAGATCGACGTGGTGAACCAGAAGGCTGTCATCTATTCGGACGACGACAAGTGGGGTTCCACTTACCACACCCGCGAACTCGAGGGTGATGAAGTTGCCACTGCCAAGAAGGCCTACGACGAACTCGTCGAAGAGCTCTGCAACGTGGACGACGAGATGGGCATGATGTTCCTCGAGGAAAAGCCCATCACGAAAGAAGATGTCAAGGCAGCCCTGCGCCGTGCCGTGATCAGCCTGAAGATCATTCCGATGGCTGGCGGTTCCGCCTTCAAGAACAAGGGTGTTCAGTATCTCGTGGACGCTGTGGTGGACTACCTCCCTGGCCCGCTCGACATTCCTGCCGCCAAGGGTCAGAGCCCTGATGATGCTTCGATCGTCATCGAAGCCCGTCCGGACGACAATGCAAAGTTCGTCTCCCTCGCGTTCAAGCTCTGGAGCGACAAGTTCGTCGGCAAGCTGGTGTTCTTCCGTGTGTACTCCGGCTGCGTCCGCAAGGGCGATGTGGTTTACAACCCCCGCACCCGCAAGACGGAACGCGTGGGCCGCTTGATTCAGATTCAGGCCAACCAGCACAAGGACATTGATTGCTGTTACTCCGGCGACATCGCCGCCATGGTTGGCATCAAGAACGTCACGACGGGTGACACGCTCGCAGAAGATGACTATGACATCCTGCTTGAGCCCCCGTCCTTCCCCGAGCCTGTTATCTCCATGGCCGTGGAACCCAAGGCCAAGGGCGACCAGGAGAAGATGGCTCTCGCGCTTCAGCGCCTTTCCGACGAAGATCCAACTTTCGTGGTCCGCACGGACGAAGAGACCGGCCAGACGATCATCGCGGGCATGGGCGAACTTCACCTCGAAATTCTGCGCGACCGCATGCTGCGCGAGTTCAAGGTGGACACCAACGCTGGCAAGCCCCAGATCGCCTATCGCGAAACGCTTACCCTGGCAGCCGACGGCGAAGGAAAGCTCGTCAAGCAGTCCGGTGGTCGCGGTCAATACGGCCACGTGATTCTCAAGGTCTATCCGAGCGAGCGCGGCAAGGGTGTGACGGTGGACAACAAGGTTGTCGGCGGCACGATTCCGAAGGAATACATCAACGCTTGTAAATCTGGTGTGCTCGAAGCGGTGACGAACGGCATCATTGCCGGCTACGAAGTCATCGACATTCACATCGACCTCCTTGACGGTTCGAGCCACGATGTGGACTCCAACGAAAACGCGTTCAAGATGGCGGCCATCTTCGCCGTGAAGGATGCGCTCAAGAAAGCCAAGTGCATCATGCTTGAGCCCATCATGGCGGTGGAAGCCACCACCCCTGAGGAGTACCAGGGTGATATCATGGGTGACCTCAACCGTCGCCGTGGCAAGATCACCTCGATCGACAGCCGCAACAACATGAGCATCGTGAAGGCCGAGGTGCCGCTCTCCGAAATGTTCGGATACAGCACCACCATCCGCACCCTGTCCAGCGGACGCGCCTCCTACTCCATGCAGCCCTCGCATTTCGAACAGGTGCCCCAGCAGATCGTGGATCAGATCGTGGAGCAGCGCGGCGGCAAGAAGTCCTAA
- the rplC gene encoding 50S ribosomal protein L3 yields MKIGLIGKKLGMTQVYTDKGEALPVTVIQVAGNQVVQVKTVEKDGYSAVQLGFGDKKEKSVNKPEGGHFKKAGASPKYVLKEYRVDGEAPAAGTVFGPEVFEVGDVVDVIGTTKGKGFQGVVKRYGFAGQPMSHGSMMHRRTGSIGCRLTPGRVWKNQKMPGHTGTTNRTTQNLQIVQSRTEEGVILVRGCVPGHNNSYVFVRPAIKKAAAKN; encoded by the coding sequence ATGAAAATTGGTTTGATTGGCAAAAAGCTGGGTATGACCCAGGTGTACACGGACAAGGGCGAAGCGCTTCCGGTAACCGTCATTCAGGTGGCGGGAAACCAGGTGGTGCAGGTCAAGACCGTGGAGAAGGATGGCTACAGCGCTGTTCAGCTTGGATTCGGTGACAAGAAGGAAAAGAGCGTGAACAAGCCTGAAGGCGGTCACTTCAAGAAGGCCGGTGCCTCTCCGAAGTACGTGTTGAAGGAATACCGCGTGGATGGCGAGGCTCCTGCCGCCGGCACCGTGTTCGGTCCTGAGGTGTTCGAAGTTGGCGACGTCGTGGACGTCATCGGCACCACCAAGGGCAAGGGCTTCCAGGGTGTTGTGAAGCGCTATGGCTTCGCCGGCCAGCCCATGTCCCATGGTTCCATGATGCACCGTCGTACTGGTTCCATCGGTTGCCGTCTTACCCCCGGTCGCGTTTGGAAGAACCAGAAGATGCCCGGACACACCGGCACCACCAATCGCACCACGCAGAATCTGCAGATCGTGCAGAGCCGCACTGAAGAGGGCGTCATCCTTGTGAGAGGTTGCGTTCCTGGCCACAACAACTCCTACGTCTTCGTGCGTCCTGCCATCAAGAAGGCCGCCGCCAAGAACTAA
- the rpsJ gene encoding 30S ribosomal protein S10, translating to MQSQRIRIRLRAYDYRVLDKSTAEIVETAKRTGAKVAGPIPLPTRIEKFNVNRSPHVDKKSSEHFEIRTHKRLLDIVDPTARTVDELKKLNLPSGVDITIRI from the coding sequence ATGCAAAGTCAACGCATCAGAATTCGCCTGCGGGCTTACGATTACCGTGTGCTGGACAAGTCCACTGCGGAAATCGTGGAGACGGCCAAGCGCACCGGCGCCAAAGTGGCGGGCCCCATTCCTCTGCCCACCCGCATTGAGAAATTCAATGTGAACCGCTCACCGCACGTGGACAAGAAGTCCTCCGAGCATTTCGAAATCCGCACGCACAAGCGCCTGCTGGACATCGTGGACCCCACGGCCCGCACCGTGGACGAGCTGAAGAAACTGAACCTGCCGTCCGGCGTGGACATCACCATCCGCATCTAA